Below is a genomic region from Brassica oleracea var. oleracea cultivar TO1000 chromosome C9, BOL, whole genome shotgun sequence.
CTCAGACTGCTTTTGTCTCCGAAAGACTTCTTTCGGATAATATAATGATAGCTCAGGAGTTGGTTCATTCTTTAGGAGATCCAAGAAGTGATGCTTCGGATTATATGGTGGTAAAGACCGACATGTCAAAGGCGTATGACAGAATTGAATGGGGTTATTTAAGATCCCTTCTGGTTGCTATGGGTTTTGATTTGAAATGGGTCAACTGGGTGATGAAATGTGTTTCAACGGTTACTTTTTCTGTGCTTATCAACGATCAACCTCATGGAATGATTACTCCACAGCGCGGACTGAGACAAGGGGATCCTTTATCGCCTTTTTTGTTTGTCCTTTGTACAGAAGGATTATCCCATCTGATGTCTGCAGCTGATAGAGAAGGAAGCTTATCGGGTTTTAGATTCGGCTTGCAGAGCTCTTTGATTAATCATCTGCTCTTTGCAGATGATTGTCTTTTCTCGTGCAGAGCAAATAAGGAACACAATGAGGTGTTGTTAAGGCTTCTTAAATGCTATGGAGATGCCACGGGTTAACTCATTAACCCTGCTAAATCATCGATCATGTTTGGCAAAGGGGTTTCGACTGAGGAGAAAACAAGAGTTAAGCAGACATTGGGCATCTTTGCTGAAGGAGGGGAGGCAAAATATCTTGGACTTCCTGAGAGTATGAAGGGATCTAAAGTAAAATTGTTTTCATACCTCAAGGAAAGAATGGGTAGGAAGGTTTCAGGATGGCACGCAAGAACTTTATCCCAAGGAGGAAAGGAAGTTCTGATTAAGGTTGTTGCCTCTGCCTTACCTGTTTCAGCCATGTTTGTATACAAGATTCCTAAGAGCCTTATCTCGAGCTTACATGGAGTTTTGGCGAATTTCTGGTGGAGCTCTGATGAGCAGAGAAGGAAGATACATTGGTTGTGTTGGGAGAAGATGTGCCTACCAAAAGAGAATGGTGGAATGGGCTTCAAAGATCTGGAGTGCTTTAACCAGGCATTATTGGCCAAACAGGCTTGGAGGCTAACTCATGATGTTGATTTTCTAATGTCTAGAGTTATGAAAGGAAAATATTATGAAGATATTGGCTTTCTTGATACTAAGTTGGGTAGTAGACCTTCATATGCTTGGAAATGTATTATCTATGGTAGAGACTTGTTGAAGCAGGGCATTAAGCGATCGGTGGGGAATGGTCAAAGTATCTACGTTTGGTCTGAACCCTGGCTAGAAGATGAAGATGAAGTATGCAGAGCTCCGATAAGAAGACAAAGATATCTAGATGTAAATCTTCGTGTGGCAGATATCATTGATCATCGGTCAGGAAGATGGAATAGCAGCAAATTGAATGACCTGTTTGTTCCTGGAGATGTTAAGATTCTACGGCGAAATCAACCTACTCTGACAGAGCATGACTCATGGATTTGGAGATTTTCAAGGAGTGAAATCTATTCGGTGAAGACTGGGTATGATCTTGCTTTTTTAAGGAATCATCAGGAGCTGTTAAGAGTACAGAATGCGAAACCATCTGTAATCCCTCTGAAGATGGAGGTGTGGAAGCTGTTGGCACCTCCGAAAATCAAAGTGTTCATCTGAAAAGCCTTATCAGGAGCAATTTCTGTTCTGGATTGTCTAGAAGCCAGAGGTATGAAGTGTGATAAAGTGTGTCAAACCTGTGGCAAGGATGGTGAATCAGTGAATCACGTTTTGTTTGACTGCACTTTTGCAAGACAAGTATGGGCAACTTCGGGCTTTCTACATCCTATTCAAGGTTTTTCTGATTCGTCTCTCTTTGCAAACATAAACCTTTTGATTTTGACTTGGAAAAGAATGTGTGGGATGGAAGACAATACACGATGTTTTCCTTGGGTCATTTGCTATCTATGGAAGAATAGGAATTCATTGATATTCGAAGGGCTTCTGTTTGAGAGTGATCAGCTCTGTAACAAGGCCATGGAGGAGTCAGAACTGTGGTATGAAGCGCAGGAATTGGAAGATACAGGGGAAGCGACTCGTAGGGAGTCAGTGGTGCAAAGAAGTACGGAGTGGATATCTCCCCCAAATAACATGGATAAATGTGAAGTTAGTGTTGTGTGGGAGAAGAAGAAAAAAGTTGCTGGGGCTGCTTGGGTTTTGATAAGTTCAAAGAGGGCAGGTTATACTTCACAGTCGACGCTCCTTTGGACTTGTGGAATCAAAAGATGAGGCTCATTATCTGGGTTTAATCTGGGCTGTTGAAAGTATGATTAGTCATCAACGCTCAGGGTCTACTTTTCATTTGAAGGAAGGGTTCTTGTTAAGGCAATTAACATGCCAAAAGCTTGGCCCTCTTTCAAATCTAAAACTGTGGTTATTAAGGGTCTCCTTACAAATTTTTTGGAGTGGAAGGTTGTCTTTGAATCTCAGGCTGCAGATAGAGGAGTCCGGCTTATAGCGGAGAGTGCTCTAGCAGTCAGTAGATTTCAATCCTATGTTGCCATTGGATATCCTAGTTGGTGTTCTCGGGCTGTTGACTTTGGTAATGGATTAGCATAGGTATAATGTAAAAATGATCCAGGTCTTCGTGGTCGTATATGATGTTGGATCTTTTGTAACTATGTTTATATATCAATGGAAATCCTTCGGTGAAAAAAAAAAAAGGTTAACCATACTTATTTGCGTCTTTTAATCTTTTTCATCTCTTTTACATTTATCTTATTAAAACTCATGTACAAATTATGTTTATTTGGAAACATGTATAGCAATTTTTTAAAGAAGTTTGTTTGGAAACATAGATTGTAGTTTTTTTCAAAAAGTTTGTTTGGAAACAAAGATTGCAGTTTTAAAAAAAAGTTTGTTTCAAAGCATAGATTGTAGTTTTAAAAAATAGGTTTGTTTGGAACATGGATAGCAGTATATTAAGAGGAAAAAAAAGTAATGGTCTTATATTTTTAAGAAAAATTGGAAGTCCATTATATTATGAGACACTATATATCTGGTACCTAATCGGGTTCGGTTCAGGTATGTTTGGGTTTCGGGTTTCCGGAGTCAAAGATTTCAGCCTCATTCTAATATTTCTAAATTTCAGTTCGGGTTCGGATTTTCGCGGGTTCGGTTCGAGTTCGGATAACCCATTTAAAAATTTTAAAATTCATTATATATTTATATACTTTAAATTTCTCAAAAACTATAAACAAAATAATATATTAAATATAAATTTGAATAACATATGTCAGAATACCTAAACTTAACATATAAATTATTTTAGTTCAAATATTTGGATAGAGAATCAATAATTATTTTAAGTATTTTTGGTGTTTTAAGTATACTCTTACTATTTTATATATTTACTATTGATTATTTGTATATATTTTCAAGTATTTAAATCAACTTAAAAGTATCATATATATTCTAGATGTTTTATATATATTAAAACTAAAAATAATTAATATATATAAGTATATAAATCTATTTCGGATACATTCGGGTCTCCGGAATACTTCGGTTCGAATCGGATTCGGTTCTCCAAAAACTAAAATTTTGAATAATTCGGATATTTAATCAATTTCGGTTTGGGTTTGGTGCTACTTTCTCGGATCGAGATCGGTTCGGTTCTTCAGATTCGGGTATTTTGCCTAGCCCTTATATTATTGACATGAAAACAAATAGAAACATATTTTTGAAAAATATATCCGCGCGGACGCGCGGATCAAACTCTAGTATAGATTATAAAGGGTATCATGCATGCATAACAATCGTGGTTCGGTTCTAATAATAACAAAAATATATAAATATATAAATATATATATATATAGATTTTTGTTATTGTTAACTGCGATGCGCAGATTCTTGTGTTACTATTCAAAGCCAAAAGCTTAATTAAAAGCTTTCTGCTTTTTTTCACATGCAAGATATATTACATTGTAGGAAAAAAAATCAATTACCAAAAAAAAATCAAATAATGAAATTAGCATTTTGATTTTAGCAGAATGAAACTAGCATCTTCAAATTGCATGTATATATATCAGATTGTGTTAAAAACAGAGAGTATATATCAGATAGAATTTGAATGTGGTTCTTTACATTAAAAGTATACAGCCGATAGAGAATCTGAACCCAGTAAAGTTTTGTTGCCGAAATCGAATTTTCTGAAACTACGTCCATTACCATTTTGAGTGTTTACATCAGTGTGAAACAGAGTAGATTCCTTGTCTACACGCGTAAGAAATAATCAAATTCTTTATGATCAGTACGTACTTGGCCTTGATTCGTATAGATGAATTTAACTGGAATCAGAGCTACGTTTTTGAACATTACGTTTCCTTTTGGTTGAAATTCAACACCATGTTAAAATGTTGAGTTAGAATTATCTTGTTTTTTTACCAATGTGGTTTTGGCACAGTGATTCTCTGGAAGCTCAGTTCCATGGGTTTGAACAGCGTTTGGAGGGGATTGGAGGGGAAGAAGGAACCGGTTCTTGTTCCTGATCTCAGGGATTAGTCGGGTCTTTAGGGCTCGGATGACCTGAGTCATTAAAAAAAAATTATTTTGATTTTTTTCTTTTAACATTTCCAAGATTGATCAGTTTATGAAAAAAATATGCATAGGGACTACGACATCTAATTTTCTTTTTGTGATGTTTGTTATTGCTGTGACGTTGCCAATACTACAATTTAGTTTGAACACCTGTCTGTATAAAAACTGAGGACCAAATTCCACCGTGTATTGGTAGTTTTGGTACCAACACTAAAAGGCATGTTTAATATTCGTCATTTTTGTACATATCTGTAAAGTATAGTTGAAAAAAATCAAATAAACGTCAAAACCATGACTGACCTAAACAAACTAAGTTAGCCAAAAATCAAGCCTCCCACAGGTTTAGACTAGGCTGGGCTTAGGTTAATCGACTATGTTAATCCACTATTGTTTTTTTGTCAAGGATTTTTAATCCACTATTGAAAAATGAAAATTACTACCTAATCCAACATTGTTTTCTTTTCTAGACTATATTTTGTTATTAATATTTATAGAAGTTTTGAATTTGAATTTCTAAATCAACGGTAGATTAATCTTTTTTACCCTTAATTATGTTAGTCAAACCCATACGCGATTTTATATCAGATAAATCCATTTGCTATTTCCTCATCTGCCCCAGAAAATAAACACACCCTTTATTCGAACCAACACATATCATTTTTCAAAATATTTAATCAAATGATACTTTTTGTAACAATATTTTATTTTGCAGAAAAAAATATCTGTTGTGTCATTTTAGAATACTAAGTTACTAACCGATCAAAAAATAGCATTGTTGACATCTAATTTACAACAATATATTTAAAGTTCAGCATCCGTTTTCATTACAGTTTTACAGGCATCATGGATGCGTTTCACGTATTTTTTTTTCCTGAAAGAGCACTATCCTATTACTCCCTCTGTTTGTTTTTTTATATGATATTTTAGTTTTAACACATAAATTAAGAAAAAAATTATTTTTACTAAAAGCATTTGATTACAACAAAAAAAGAATAATAAAAAATTACTAATCATTGCTATTCTGAACTAATAAGACAAAAACAATAACATATTAACATTTAATATTTTAATCATTTATTTTAATAGTTTTACATAAAAAGTTTTAAAATATCATATATATTTAAACAAAAACATTTTCTAAAACATTATATAAAAAAAAACGGGAGGAGTATTATTTTGTTTAATGTACTAGTCCAATTTTGTCCAAAAAAAAATCTACTACTAGTCCATTCAATTGATTTTTGGGGATTTTTTCATGAGTGGCCGTGGTACTTATACGTAATAACGAGATGGTACAAAGGGTATAACTGTCAGACAAAAAAAACAGAAAAAGTCGACCCATCAAGTCAACTCTAAACGCGCCAGTCAATTGGAACAGGCAAAAGGAGACGGCAATCGACGAATACGCGTTATATGGAATTAAGGAGGATCTTGTTGTAACAATAAAGAAAAGTTTGGGCCTTTTTTGTAAGACTTTGAAAGTCAAGGGGAAACAATTAGTTTTACCAAAAAAAAAATACATCTCCAAACTTTACGTATACATTTGAACATTGCAGAAAAAGTCGCCGGTCCGGTGGTCCGTCAGGCCAGAGTAATCTTCTAATTAGTTTGCTTTGAAGTGAAAACGATGGGTTCCATCGAAGAGGAAAGACCCCTCTTCGAACAAGGTTCTGTATTATTACAGGTTCGATCAAGTTGTGTTCTTTGACTTTCAATTTACTTACCAATTATTACAATTAGATCAAGGAACTGTGGGTTTTCGTATCTTATGGTTTCTATGTATCAGTCAACTTTCGCTGAGCTGTAGTTGTGATGCTTATGTTAGCTAAGTTGGATTAGATTTCATTGGATGTGTGTTTGTCTGAACATGTTTCTTGATTTTGTTTAAGCAGGAAGTGAAACTGTATGCTGAAGATGGTTCAGTGGACATTCATGGAAACCCACCATTAAAGCAGAAGACAGGAAACTGGAAAGCTTGTCCATTCATTCTCGGTAATAAAAACAAAAAAACAAATGTTTCTTGTTTTGTCTTTGTTGTAGCTCTAATCCTTCAAGACTAATAATGTCTGCAACGTTGCAGGCAATGAATGCTGCGAACGCTTAGCTTACTACGGTATTGCCAAGAATCTAGTCACTTACTTCACGACAAAATTGCATGAGACTAATGTTTCTGCGGCAAGGCATGTCATGATATGGCAAGGCACTTGTTACATCACTCCTCTCATTGGAGCTTTAATAGCTGATGCTTACTGGGGAAGATACTGGACTATTGCTTGTTTCTCTGCCATTTATTTCACCGTAAGCATTTACAATTGTATTGTTATTTTCCTTTTTGATAATGTTCTTTGCTAACCAGAGGTCGTTAACGCAATTAAAAAAGATTTTGGCCATTGTATCAAAAGGCTTGGGTTCGAGTGACCAATGGATAAAACTAATATTACATGCTGTGGTTTCGGGTCTGGGAGGATTACGGGTTTCGGGTTTCGATCCTGGACCTCCTCGTATTCAAATAATAATAATAATGTTCTGTGCTTTGATTTTGTTAAGGGAATGGCCACACTGACACTCTCAGCTTCATTCCCGGGCCTTAAGCCAGCTGAATGCATTGGTTTCCTATGCCCACCAGCAACAACAACTCAGTCTTCAGTGTTCTTTGTCGGTCTTTACCTTATCTCACTCGGTACTGGAGGCATAAAACCATGTGTCTCATCTTTTGGTGCTGATCAGTTTGATGACACTGACCCTCATGAACGACCAAGTAAAACTTCTTTCTTTAACTGGTTTTACTTCTCCATCAACATCGGTGCCTTTGTCTCATCTACTCTTCTAGTGTGGGTTCAAGAGAACTGTGGGTGGGGTCTAGGGTTCTTGATCCCTACTGTTGTCATGGGGCTCTCTCTCGTGAGTTTCTTCTGTGGTACTCCGCTTTATAGGTTTCAGAAACCGGGAGGCAGCCCGGTTACTAGGGTCAGCCAAGTTCTTGTAGCTGCTTACCGTAAAATGAGTCTCAAGTTTGATGAAGAAGACCATACACTTCTGTTTGAAACACAAGACAAGAACTCCACAATACCTGGAAGCAGGAAGATTGAGCACACATACGGTTACAAGAAAATATCGTTTTATCATTTTGAATAGAGAGCTTCATGTTATGGAGCGTTTAGGCCTGCGCAAAAAAAATCAGAACCGAAAACCAAAAATCGGAATCAGAACCGGTTACCTTCAAATACCCAAATGGTTTCTATATTTTGATATTTGAAATAACTGAACCGGAATCGAACCGAGAACTGAACGGATATCCGAATATATAAAAATACTAATTATCTATACATGTACCATAACATATATATATATATATATATATATATATATATATATATATATAGTTAAAAATTTATTAAACGTATCCAAAAAACAATAATCAAAAAGTATCCGAACTACCCAAAATTATCATTTTTATCTGAAATATCCAAAACAATCCAAACTTTTTGAGATTTTTATCTAAATCATCATAATTACTCTATATTTATTTGAAATATCTAATATTTTATCCAAATTACCCAAAATAACCGATCCAAAACCAAATGGGAACCAAAATTTTCTGGTATTAGATGTTCCCAATTTTACTATCCCAATTGATCTGAACCCGAAACTACCCGAACAGATCCAAACCCAAAAAAATTATGGTTCTTAATTATATGGATCCTCTATCTCCTACCCGAATTACCTGATATCCAAAATACCCGACACGAACTTAACGAATATCCGAAATGCTCAGGCCTAAGAATGTTCATGGGGGAAATAAACTGGTTTCTCATATCACATGCAGGTGTCTTGACAAAGCCGCAGTTATTACAGAACATGATGTCACAAATGGTGTC
It encodes:
- the LOC106313089 gene encoding protein NRT1/ PTR FAMILY 8.4-like — translated: MGSIEEERPLFEQGSVLLQEVKLYAEDGSVDIHGNPPLKQKTGNWKACPFILGNECCERLAYYGIAKNLVTYFTTKLHETNVSAARHVMIWQGTCYITPLIGALIADAYWGRYWTIACFSAIYFTGMATLTLSASFPGLKPAECIGFLCPPATTTQSSVFFVGLYLISLGTGGIKPCVSSFGADQFDDTDPHERPSKTSFFNWFYFSINIGAFVSSTLLVWVQENCGWGLGFLIPTVVMGLSLVSFFCGTPLYRFQKPGGSPVTRVSQVLVAAYRKMSLKFDEEDHTLLFETQDKNSTIPGSRKIEHTYGYKCLDKAAVITEHDVTNGVSPNPWKLCTVTQVEEVKILLRMFPIWVSGIVFTALQSQIYTLFVQQGQSMKHTIGSFEIPPATLGMFDTASVLICIPIYDKVLVPFVRRFTGRAKGFTDLQRMGVGLLVSVLSMAASAIVETKRLRGLGAMNIFWQVPQYFLMGTAEVFFYIGQVEFYYEQSPDAMRSLCSALPLLSTAFGSYLSSLILSLVAYFTTMDGQDGWIPSEDIDKGHLDYFFWLLVCFGCANIPVFVFFSVKHLQKKAA